The following are from one region of the Etheostoma spectabile isolate EspeVRDwgs_2016 chromosome 2, UIUC_Espe_1.0, whole genome shotgun sequence genome:
- the dctd gene encoding deoxycytidylate deaminase isoform X2: MEENQQPMLGPLNGTTTKREDYLEWPEYFMAVAFLSAQRSKDPSSQVGACIVNQENKIVGIGYNGMPNGCNDDLLPWSRSADDRLDTKYPYVCHAEMNAIMNKNSADVKGCTMYVALFPCNECAKLIIQSGIKEVVYLSDKYHDTPEMTASRKLLGMAGIQNRQFKPKRTEIVIDFNSINHPGMLNSAPSANANSSP, encoded by the exons ATGGAAGAAAACCAGCAGCCGATGCTTGGTCCTCTAAACGG CACGACTACGAAACGGGAAGACTACCTGGAGTGGCCAGAGTACTTCATGGCTGTAGCCTTTCTGTCAGCCCAAAGGAGCAAAGACCCGAGCTCACAG GTGGGGGCGTGTATAGTGAACCAGGAGAATAAGATAGTTGGCATTGGTTACAACGGTATGCCAAATGGCTGCAATGATGACCTGCTACCATGGTCCCGGTCTGCTGACGACCGGCTTGACACTAAATACCCTTATG TGTGCCACGCAGAGATGAATGCCATTATGAACAAGAACAGCGCGGATGTGAAAGGCTGCACCATGTATGTGGCTTTGTTTCCCTGCAACGAGTGTGCCAAGCTCATCATCCAGTCCG GTATTAAGGAAGTGGTCTATCTTTCTGACAAGTACCATGACACGCCGGAAATGACCGCTTCCAGAAAGCTGCTTGGTATGGCAGGCATACAAAACAG GCAGTTCAAGCCCAAGAGGACGGAGATTGTCATTGATTTTAATTCCATTAACCACCCTGGAATGCTGAACAGCGCGCCAAGTGCAAATGCAAACAGCTCGCCTTAG
- the dctd gene encoding deoxycytidylate deaminase isoform X1 — protein sequence MEENQQPMLGPLNGSTTTKREDYLEWPEYFMAVAFLSAQRSKDPSSQVGACIVNQENKIVGIGYNGMPNGCNDDLLPWSRSADDRLDTKYPYVCHAEMNAIMNKNSADVKGCTMYVALFPCNECAKLIIQSGIKEVVYLSDKYHDTPEMTASRKLLGMAGIQNRQFKPKRTEIVIDFNSINHPGMLNSAPSANANSSP from the exons ATGGAAGAAAACCAGCAGCCGATGCTTGGTCCTCTAAACGG CAGCACGACTACGAAACGGGAAGACTACCTGGAGTGGCCAGAGTACTTCATGGCTGTAGCCTTTCTGTCAGCCCAAAGGAGCAAAGACCCGAGCTCACAG GTGGGGGCGTGTATAGTGAACCAGGAGAATAAGATAGTTGGCATTGGTTACAACGGTATGCCAAATGGCTGCAATGATGACCTGCTACCATGGTCCCGGTCTGCTGACGACCGGCTTGACACTAAATACCCTTATG TGTGCCACGCAGAGATGAATGCCATTATGAACAAGAACAGCGCGGATGTGAAAGGCTGCACCATGTATGTGGCTTTGTTTCCCTGCAACGAGTGTGCCAAGCTCATCATCCAGTCCG GTATTAAGGAAGTGGTCTATCTTTCTGACAAGTACCATGACACGCCGGAAATGACCGCTTCCAGAAAGCTGCTTGGTATGGCAGGCATACAAAACAG GCAGTTCAAGCCCAAGAGGACGGAGATTGTCATTGATTTTAATTCCATTAACCACCCTGGAATGCTGAACAGCGCGCCAAGTGCAAATGCAAACAGCTCGCCTTAG